The Alkalihalophilus pseudofirmus nucleotide sequence GAAGTGGATCCTGAATTTAAAGTGGAGCCAAGGGAACGGACGTCAGAAGGAAGGCAAGAGCTGCCAGCAAGGAACGGCGAACCTTTAGGCAGCAACCAAAACGGGAGAATGTCTCCTGATTATTTGCGTCAAATACGTCAAATGATTCAGCAGGATGCATCAATAGAGCGAGCTGTTCAAACGGCAAGAAGCCAAGTCGTTCAACATCCGGAGACATCACGTGAGGCAGCTCAGTTAGTGGAACGCTCAACAACTGAAGCCGCTCATTTAACGAAAGTCGCCAAAGAGCGGGTGCAGGAGGCGGTAAGTCAGGTGCTGCGCCAATCTAGCGGCATTGACAGTCAAATCAATCGTGAGCTGCAAGCGATCAGCCAAGCAGGAGGTTCGATTGAGGATACTGTTGAAATGATCCGCACAGCACGTAGCAGCCAAGAACTCTCTACCGCTCATCAGCAGCTAGTGGATAAGGCAGTAGCACAAGCAGCTCAATTAATTCAAGCTGGTCGAGAACAAATGATTCAAGCCCTTACTAAAAGCGAAGAATTGATCCAGTCGAATGTAAATGGGACAAGTAATTTGAATTCCATTCAGTCGAACTCTTTAGGCAGTGCATTGATGGATGCGGGCAAAGCCCTTCAGCAGGAGCCGAATATACAACGTGTTATTCAAATGATTGAAACGTCACTACTGAACCACCCTGAAATACCTAGAGAGACCCAAAAACAGCTTGGTGAAGCTTTAATAAAAGCAGCAGATGCAGTCAATAACGGTAGAGAAATGAGAGCAAGGCAATTTTTGAGCCAGGCTTTACTAGAAGTAGAATCGTTAAAAGCGGGTGTGGACTCTAATCAGTTTAGTCCTAATCAGACTGGATCAATTCAAAGTGGAGCCAGCTTACTGGGGGCGGATCAATATATTCAAAATGAGGTTTATCAAACGAGTCTAGAAGCAGCAAGCAAAAATATTGCTGTCACAACGGTTACTGAAAAATTAGCCGAAGCTGCCCAGACGTTTAAACAATTTCAACGTGAGATCAGCCGGACATTAGACCAAATCATTCGTCGTACAGAACAGTTCAAACAGCATGCAGAACCGTCTACCAAACCGTTGCTTGAAAGTACAATCAAAAAGTTAGATCATGCGATTCTTCGGTCTGAAATGATGCTTTTAACCGATATGAAGACAGAGAGAAGTTTAATGCAAGCCAGCAGCCAGCTTCAAGAAGCGAAAAAGCTGTTATCAAAAGGGCTTCATGAACAGGCTAATCAAATCGTAAAAGAGGTAAAGCAGCTAGTAGAAAGGCTAAACTTCCAGCCCTCAGAAACAAAAGTGAAGCATTACGTAGCGCTAAATGAACGCGCGGGCCAAGAAGGCCGGACTCCTTCTCAGATTCTCTCGCAGCAGTATAGTGAACATGCTCGTTCTCCGATCCAAGAAGGGTCGCCGCGTGCCATGTTTGAGATGATCAGAGGAATGGGGTTAAATCGTGATAGTGAGATTGCCCAGCAATTAGCAGCGGCAAAAGAGCATACTGAAATAAATGAACGTAATGTGAAAGCGACTCTTATGCAGATTGCTCGCGGTGAAGAAGAAGGCACTCGTTTAAATCAATTAGCGAATCAAGCCTTAAATAATATGACAGGTCAGCAATTATTAAGCAGGTCTGACCAACAAGCAAACATGCAAAGTTTATTTTTCAATTTACCGATGCTGCTTCAAAATAAAGTAGAGAACTTACAAGTGTTTGTGAACTCACGTAATGAGGGAGAGAAGGTAGACTGGGAGAATTGCAGTTTATTTTTCTTAATGGAAACTCCTAAGATGGGTGAAGTGGGAATCGCTATTTCAGCTGCAGATCGTCAATTGTCGGTTACGCTAAAAAATGACGGAGAAGCCTTTGTGGAAAAAATGGCCCCTTTGGTTGATCAAGCAGTAGAAAAGTTATCAGCGATAGGCTATTCAATCAAAGGTATTCAATATTCAAAGCTTAAACAAGACGAACAAGACCCAGCACTAGATCAAGTACAGAAAAAGGTCCAGACCCCTACGTTTACTGAGAAAGGATTTGACTTTAAAATATGATCGTTCAAAAACACTTTAACCAAACGAAGCGGCGGATTCAGAACGGACCAACAGCTGCTGTTATTCGCTATGATAAAGAAGACGGAAGTGCTCCAAAGGTGGTTGCACAAGGGAGGGGGCAGCTTGCGAATCAAATTATTCAGCTAGCCCATAAAAATGACATTCATATGCAAGAAGATGCGACACTCGTTTCGAATTTACTGGACATGGATCTAGGCGATAATATTCCTCCTCAGCTTTATTCAGTTATGGCAGAAATCTTGCTGCTGATTGAAGATATGGAGAAAAACTATTAAACAACGATCGACATAAGTCGATACTAATAGTGTCAAAAGAAAATGCAGACGGAGGTGGAAAGGTTTGACCACTTTCCTAACAAACGAAGCCCTTCATCAAAAGTCCTCTCAAGAATTGACAGCACTGTTGTATGAGGCTTGTTTAATGAACTTAGAAGATGCACTAGGAATGATTGATCAAAAAGAATATGTAGAAGCGAACGCAAAACTGCAAAAAGCGAGTGATATCATTCATCGCCTAGGTGCTGGTATTAATTATGAAGCAGGGATCATTGCGGATCAGCTTGAGCAAGTATATAACTATGCGGCGGATAAAATTGTCGAAGCAAATATAAAAAAAGATAAAGCGATGATTGAAGAAGTCATTCAAATCATCGAATCGATCATGTTTTCATGGAATGAAGCGATGAAATCGAAAAAAGATATACAGCCGAAAATGATGAAACAAAAGGCGAATGCATACGAGTCAACCGCCATTTACCAAGACTAAAGGAGCCTCCTAAAATGAAAATTAATAATAATATTCAAGCGCTGAATGCTTATAGAAATCTATATCAAAACCAATTTCAAACGTCAAAAAACTTAGAGAAACTATCATCAGGCCTTCGAATTAACCGTGCTGCAGATGATGCAGCGGGCCTTGCAATCTCTGAAAAAATGCGTTCGCAAATCCGCGGCCTGAAAATGGCTGAACGTAATGCAATGGACGGAATTTCACTAATGCAAACGTCAGAAGGAGCTATGCAGGAAGTACATACGATGCTGCAGCGCATGCGTGAATTAGCTGTCCAAGCAGCCAATGACACAAACACTGAATACGACCGCGAACAAATTCAAAAAGAGATTGACCAGTTGAAGTTGGAGATAGATTCCATTTCAGAGAAGACAGAGTTTAATACGAGGAAGTTGTTGAATGGGTTTAGTGCTGTGTTGACGACTTATGGAAATGATGCGAATAAGATAAATCTAGTAGGCTTTCCTAAGGTGACAAATGCAAATTTGAAATCTGGAGATTATCAAGTTGAAGTTACTAATCCCACTGCTAAATATACTTTTACACAAAAATCAGCTGGGTTAGGTGCTGATGAAGCAACTGATGTAACATTTACAGCAGCCCTTGGTGGGGATCAAGGAATGTTGTTTGGTGAATACACAATTATGATCCGTGAAGTTAACACTAATAGTAAAGATGCTAAGATTGAGATTTTGGATCCTAATGGTTTATCCATGGGAAATAAAGTAGTTAATATTGGTGAACATGATGACGCTGGTGAGATAGATATCTTTGGAATAACTATTGATACTTCTAAAATAAGCTCTGCTGGAACTGTTAAAGTTAAGATGGAAGTAGAAGCTGAAATCGTATTAAGAGATAATACTGATTCTGAAGATCCTACTGATATTCAAGCAGCAAGAAAATTAGTATCAAACAATGGATTATTTAAGCACGGGGGGATTGAGTATCAATTCAATACAAATATTAAAGATGATACCCTTGATTTTAATATCACCAACAACGCTCTTTCCTTCCAAATCGGGCCTAACACGAACCAAAATGTAATGATTGATATCCCTCGTATGGACATTGTTACGTTAGGTATTGAGAATATTGATGTGCTTTCTAATGCGGGTGCTAACTCGGCCATCTTCCAACTCGATCAAGCGATCAACAAGCTTTCTGATGCTCGTGCGAAGCTTGGGGCAGTTCAGAACCGTATGGAGCATACAATCAACAACCTGCAAGTTACTCATGAGAACTTAACAGCTTCTGAGTCTCGTATTCGTGATGCGGATATGGCGCTTGAGATGACGGAATTTACTCGTAACAATATTTTAAATCAATCAGCAACAGCGATGCTTGCGCAAGCGAATCAACTGCCGCAAGGTGTGCTTCAATTATTACAATAACGGAAATGGGAAGGCGGGGAGACTTAAGTCTTTTCGCTTTTTCTTGTTTCATTACTTCCTATTTATGCTAAAATAACAGCACAGATAAGATCATGGTGAGGACGTGAGATCATGGATGTCGGACGGATTGCTCGTACAGGGCTTGGTAAGATTGAACCGAAAAAACAGGAACCATCAGCTAAAATTTCCTTTCAAGAAGTAATGGGGAAACAGCGTGATGAGAAAGCATACGAGAAGTTATCTCAATTAATGCAGAAAATTGATGATCAAGGAAAAGTTCTTGCTGAATCAAGAACGGTTGAAGAGCTTCGTAAATATAAGCAGCTTGTCAAAGAATTTATGGAAGATGCTGTTCAATTTGGATTAAGCCTTGAAGAGAGAAGGGGCTTTAATCGCAGGGGACGTACGAAGATCTACAAGATTGTACAAGAAGTCGATCGTAAACTGCTGGATTTAACCGATGCAGTACTTGAAAAAGAGAAAAAAGGCTTGCAGATTCTTGATATGGTTGGAGAAATCAAAGGGCTGCTCGTTAATATTTATGCGTAAAACAAAGACCTGTGAAAATGACTCACAGGTCTTATGTTATAACAACGGGAACAGCAATAATAAGAATAAATCAAATACCAAGTGAGAAATAATCGCGATCCATAGATTTCGTGTCTTCACATAGATATAAGACCAGATAAAACCAGCTATGAGAGCTGCTAACACTAATAAAATGCTTCCTGCAAATACATGAGCGAATGCATACAGCCCCGTTCCAAACAGTGCAGCTTTCAGGGGAGTATATCGGTTTAAAAACCGTTTCACGATAAATCCGCGCCAAAACCATTCTTCACCAGGAATAATAATTAAAAATAACCATACATAATGAATGGCAGCAGTAGGCTGGACAAGAGTATATAGTGCATGGAGCTGTTCCATTAAAGGCAGGCCGGTAACCTCGATCATCCATTTACCAAATGCAAACAATAAATAAAGCAGAATGCCACTTAGTATACCTGTGAGCCAGCCGTTAAAGGTGATAGCCCTCACATCCATTTGGATACAAGAGAAGGCATAGATGGTTAAAATAAATAATGATAACGGGAACAAAACCCAAAAATCAATCGGCTGCCAATAAAAACTAATGGCAAGAAAAATCACAGCTAATCCATAACCAAATGGTGTAGACTTTAATATGTTGTGGTTCAAGTTCATTCCTTCTTTCAAAAGCAGTTTTGTTGATATACTCAGCTTACATTGATTATACTAAATCATACTTAATGAAGGAGTGATGTAGGTGGATACGTATATTTTTACATATGAAACGACAGTTGATGCTCCTATCGAAGAGGTATGGTCTTTTTTTCATACAGCTGAAAATCTAGTTAAAATCACTTCATTTCCAACGATTACATTGCACTCTGATCCAGAAACAAGAGAAGGGAATACAATTCGGATGAAAATGGGGCTCGGACCTGTAAAGGCCGATTGGCATTCATACATTCAAGAAGTGAAGCCTCATGAATATTTCGTAGATGTGGGTGTGAAGCTTCCTTATCCTCTTAAATCATGGCGGCATACACATTCATTTGTAAAAAGAGAGGATTCCACGGTGATGAAGGACTTGGTTGAAATTCAATCACCCTTGCCAACTTCTATCCTAAGACCGGCTCTTCATGGGATGTTCCGCGGGAGAGCAGATGCAGTTCGCCGCCATTTCAATCGGCTGTGATCTTACTTCAGCCCGCAGTTA carries:
- a CDS encoding EscU/YscU/HrcU family type III secretion system export apparatus switch protein encodes the protein MIVQKHFNQTKRRIQNGPTAAVIRYDKEDGSAPKVVAQGRGQLANQIIQLAHKNDIHMQEDATLVSNLLDMDLGDNIPPQLYSVMAEILLLIEDMEKNY
- the fliS gene encoding flagellar export chaperone FliS: MTTFLTNEALHQKSSQELTALLYEACLMNLEDALGMIDQKEYVEANAKLQKASDIIHRLGAGINYEAGIIADQLEQVYNYAADKIVEANIKKDKAMIEEVIQIIESIMFSWNEAMKSKKDIQPKMMKQKANAYESTAIYQD
- a CDS encoding flagellin, with protein sequence MKINNNIQALNAYRNLYQNQFQTSKNLEKLSSGLRINRAADDAAGLAISEKMRSQIRGLKMAERNAMDGISLMQTSEGAMQEVHTMLQRMRELAVQAANDTNTEYDREQIQKEIDQLKLEIDSISEKTEFNTRKLLNGFSAVLTTYGNDANKINLVGFPKVTNANLKSGDYQVEVTNPTAKYTFTQKSAGLGADEATDVTFTAALGGDQGMLFGEYTIMIREVNTNSKDAKIEILDPNGLSMGNKVVNIGEHDDAGEIDIFGITIDTSKISSAGTVKVKMEVEAEIVLRDNTDSEDPTDIQAARKLVSNNGLFKHGGIEYQFNTNIKDDTLDFNITNNALSFQIGPNTNQNVMIDIPRMDIVTLGIENIDVLSNAGANSAIFQLDQAINKLSDARAKLGAVQNRMEHTINNLQVTHENLTASESRIRDADMALEMTEFTRNNILNQSATAMLAQANQLPQGVLQLLQ
- a CDS encoding YaaR family protein; protein product: MDVGRIARTGLGKIEPKKQEPSAKISFQEVMGKQRDEKAYEKLSQLMQKIDDQGKVLAESRTVEELRKYKQLVKEFMEDAVQFGLSLEERRGFNRRGRTKIYKIVQEVDRKLLDLTDAVLEKEKKGLQILDMVGEIKGLLVNIYA
- a CDS encoding CPBP family intramembrane glutamic endopeptidase, giving the protein MNHNILKSTPFGYGLAVIFLAISFYWQPIDFWVLFPLSLFILTIYAFSCIQMDVRAITFNGWLTGILSGILLYLLFAFGKWMIEVTGLPLMEQLHALYTLVQPTAAIHYVWLFLIIIPGEEWFWRGFIVKRFLNRYTPLKAALFGTGLYAFAHVFAGSILLVLAALIAGFIWSYIYVKTRNLWIAIISHLVFDLFLLLLFPLL
- a CDS encoding SRPBCC family protein is translated as MDTYIFTYETTVDAPIEEVWSFFHTAENLVKITSFPTITLHSDPETREGNTIRMKMGLGPVKADWHSYIQEVKPHEYFVDVGVKLPYPLKSWRHTHSFVKREDSTVMKDLVEIQSPLPTSILRPALHGMFRGRADAVRRHFNRL